The Borrelia hispanica CRI genomic interval AGTTTATTGAATTTTATGAGAAATAGTGGTTTTAATATGTTTATGAAAAATATTTGTGTTTATTATGATTTTCTTGGTCGTAATTGCTCGAAATATTTACTTGAGATATTTATTATTCTTTTATTATTAAGTTTTTTGTTTTCTTCATATATGATATTTTTTAATTATGATAATCTTTTCTTTAGAAAAGTATTTTATTTCTATTCTGAGCATGAATTAATTTCTGATTTACGTTATTTAAAAGAGAAAAAAACTCTTAAAGAAAATTTGGATTTGTTAGTTAAAGATTTTTTATTGGGTAATAGTAAAGGTTTTTATTTGCAATTTGGAACTAGGAATGTAAAGCTTTTATATTCTTTTATGAGTAATGATGTATATTTTATAAATCTTTCCAAAGAGTTTTATGATTCTTTTGAAAATGGTGGTTATAAGGATTCTGAGGAATTGAGGGTAAGTTTGTTTGTTAAATCTTTAAAAGAAACAATTAATTTTAACTATCCTAGAGATGTTAAAGAAATTTTTATTTTCATTGAGGGGTATATTTTGAATGTTTAAGATGTTTTTAAGTATTATTGGATATATCAAAAAATTGACAAATAAAAAATTAAATTATTTTATAAGAGGAGTTAATTTTATGGATAAAATGAAGAAAATTGTTTTTGTTTTATTTTTTATTATTTTCTTGGTTCCTGTTTTTGGGCAAGAAGCATCTCGAACATCGTCAGGTGATGGTTCTTCTGATGGTGAACCTGGTGAATTGGTTCTTGATTTTGCAGAACTTGCAAAAGATCCAAGTTCTACTGAACTTGATCTTTCAGATTATATTGATCGTGTATATTCTGGAGCTTCAAGCATTATGAAGCCAGAAGATATGGTATTAAATCTTGGAATAAATAATTGGAGTGTCCTTTTAACACCTTCAGCTAGAATGCAAGCATATGTAAAAAATTCTATTGTTGTGCCGGCTGTTGTTAAGAGTGATTCTAAAAAATATGCAGGAGAGACAATTTTGGGAGTTAGAGTGTTATTTCCAAGTTATATTCAGTCTTCTGCAATGGTATTGCCCCCATTTAAAATTCCGTTTTATGCTGGAGCAGATGGTAATCAATTTGTAGGCAGAGGTCTTATTGATAATGTTAGAATTATAAAAGAAGTCAAGGTTACAGTTTACAGTTTGGGACATGATGTTGATCTTGAAGTTTTATTTGAAGATATGAGTGGTATGGAATATGTTTATCCTTTAGGTTCGTTAAAATTTAAGGGTTGGGCAGATTTAGTGTGGGCAAATCCTACTTACCTTCCGGGGATAAGTTCTCGAACAGTTGATAATAGTGTTCCCAATTATCCTCTTCCTTCAAGCAAAATGAGGTTTAAGGCATTTAGGGTTTCAAAATTTCATAGTTCAAGAGAACAAAATCTGATTTTTTATATCAAAGATTTAAGGGTTATTTATGATAAATTAAGTGTTTCTTTAGATTCTGATGTTGATAATGAATCTATATTTAAAATTTATGAGACACGTGGAGTTGAGTCACTTAGAAAATTGAAGTCCCAGGAAGCTCTGAAGAAAGTTTTAAAGGTTAGAGAGAGTATATCAATGCCAGATGAATCTTTTCAAAATTTATTTGAAAAAGGTGAAAAAAGTATTAATGATAAATCTGGGGTACGTACTGAGAAATGATAAATTTAATTATGATAGCAGGATCAATTTTTAATTTGTTCCTGTTATCCTTAAAATAGGAAAACGGGTTAATGATAGATGCAGATAATAAAGAGCTTTTAGAAATTTTTTTTGAAGAGGCTCAAAATCTTGTAGATACTCTTGAAGAGAATATTATTTCATTAGAAGATGACCCTCATAATATGGAAACTATTGATGAAATATTCAGGGCTGCACATACTATTAAGGGCAGTTCAGCTTCTGTTGATATGATGGAACTTTCAAGTTTTACGCATGTTGTTGAGGATGTATTTGATGCTATTAGAGATAATAAATTAAAAATATGTAATGATCTTATTGATTTACTTTTAAATGCGCTTGATGTAATAAAAAGTATGCTTGATGCACGTCTTAATGGAGATGTTTATTTGCAGGATGTAAGTGGACTTAAGAGTAAATTAAGAGGATTTTTGGAATATGATCATCAGACAACTTCTATTGCGGTTTTAGAAAATAAAGATAATGATGAATTTTTACTCTCTTCTTCTGATATTAATGATATGCGTGAAGCTGTAGGGCTTGGTCAAAAAATTTTAAAAGTTAGTATTGATTTTGATAAAGATGATCCCATGGCTACAATTGCTGGGATACAGATGTTTCAAGCTTTAAAGGATTTAGGTCCAATTCTTCACACAGTTCCAAGTTATGACCAATTGATTGCTAATCAATTTTTAAGAAGAGTGGATTATTACTTGATATATTTAAATATTCATAATATTGAAGAAAAGATAAATTTATCTGATGTTGCGACAGATTATTCAATTAATGAATTTGATATTGATAATGAATTGGCAAAAGCAAGCTTAAGAGAGCAAAATTTAGTTATTAATAATACTCTCTCTCAGGATAATGCAGCATCTAATAAGGATAGTTTGCAACTCTCTCATGATGAGATTATTAATTTAAGAGATAATATTGGAGATTCTAAGTTATTTGAAGTTAAATTGTATTTCAATAAAAATAATCCTATGTCAACTATTTCTGGCTTTCAAATGTTACAGGCTTTGAAAAGTTTGGGGGAGATTTATAAATCTATTCCTGATAGTGAAGATTTACTGGCAGATAAATTTTTTGATTTGATTGTTTATTATTTAATATCAAAAACTTCAATAGAGAGTATTTCTAAAAAGGTAGATTTATCAGATGTTGTTGTTAGTTTTGATATTAGCGAAGTTGATTTGAAAAATATTAAAGGTATGGATGTAAGTGCTGAAGTTGATGCTTATGCTCCTGTTAAAGAATCTAAGAAATCAGCTTTAAATGTTAATTTAATTAGAATTGATAGTAAAAGAATAGATTCTATATTAAATCTTGTAAGTGAAGCTGTCATTAGTAAGTCGTCCTATAATCAAATAAATTCTGATATGACATCTTTTATTTATGGTTTTAATTATTTTTATGATTATCAAGAAAATTTTCGTAATAGTTTTTTGTCAGATTTAAAGATGATTTTTAAAGATTTCGGTTTAGATTTGGAAAATTCTATTGAGACACGGATAGTAGAGTTATTGGAACATAAATTTGATAGAAGTTTGCAAGATATGATGAATCTAAAAGATTTATTATTTAAGATTCACCAAGATTCTAGATTTGCATCTAGTAGACTCTCTAGGATAATTACTGATTTGCATGAGAGTGTTTTAAAAACACGGATGTTGCCGGTTGCTAGTATTTTTTCAAGGTTTACAAGAGTAATAAGAGATCTTTCAAAGAAATTGGGTAAGGTTGTAGAACTGAGTACGCAAGGAGAAGATACTGAAGTTGATAAATCTGTTATAGATGACCTTGTAGATCCTTTAATGCATTGTATTAGAAATTCTATGGATCATGGAATTGAAACTATAGATGAAAGGATTAGTAAGGGAAAAGATAAAACCGGTCATATAATTTTGCGTGCCAAAAATGAAGGTAATGTGATATCAATTGAAATTGAAGATGATGGGAAAGGTATAGATCCAAATGTCATTAGGAAAAAATCAATTGAAAAAGGTTTAATAAATGAAAATACAGTTCTTTCAGAGAGTGAAATGCTTAATTTGATTTTTGAGCCTGGGTTTTCGACAGCTAGTCAAATTACAGATGTTTCTGGTAGGGGTGTAGGGCTTGATGTTGTTAAAAATAATGTTAAAAAAT includes:
- a CDS encoding chemotaxis protein CheA; this translates as MIDADNKELLEIFFEEAQNLVDTLEENIISLEDDPHNMETIDEIFRAAHTIKGSSASVDMMELSSFTHVVEDVFDAIRDNKLKICNDLIDLLLNALDVIKSMLDARLNGDVYLQDVSGLKSKLRGFLEYDHQTTSIAVLENKDNDEFLLSSSDINDMREAVGLGQKILKVSIDFDKDDPMATIAGIQMFQALKDLGPILHTVPSYDQLIANQFLRRVDYYLIYLNIHNIEEKINLSDVATDYSINEFDIDNELAKASLREQNLVINNTLSQDNAASNKDSLQLSHDEIINLRDNIGDSKLFEVKLYFNKNNPMSTISGFQMLQALKSLGEIYKSIPDSEDLLADKFFDLIVYYLISKTSIESISKKVDLSDVVVSFDISEVDLKNIKGMDVSAEVDAYAPVKESKKSALNVNLIRIDSKRIDSILNLVSEAVISKSSYNQINSDMTSFIYGFNYFYDYQENFRNSFLSDLKMIFKDFGLDLENSIETRIVELLEHKFDRSLQDMMNLKDLLFKIHQDSRFASSRLSRIITDLHESVLKTRMLPVASIFSRFTRVIRDLSKKLGKVVELSTQGEDTEVDKSVIDDLVDPLMHCIRNSMDHGIETIDERISKGKDKTGHIILRAKNEGNVISIEIEDDGKGIDPNVIRKKSIEKGLINENTVLSESEMLNLIFEPGFSTASQITDVSGRGVGLDVVKNNVKKLNGTIIIDSKINVGTTFKIKLPLTLVIVQGLLVKSGNEIYVIPLNSVLETHRINEDDIKLLENDHEVYNLREEVISVLRLDELFNIKNDHQDLYEKFLIVISINGKKAGIVVDSILGEEDFVVKPIKDKYASSPGIVGATTLGNGKVVLIIDVFRLFDLRDMQG
- a CDS encoding flagellar filament outsheath protein; this encodes MRNSGFNMFMKNICVYYDFLGRNCSKYLLEIFIILLLLSFLFSSYMIFFNYDNLFFRKVFYFYSEHELISDLRYLKEKKTLKENLDLLVKDFLLGNSKGFYLQFGTRNVKLLYSFMSNDVYFINLSKEFYDSFENGGYKDSEELRVSLFVKSLKETINFNYPRDVKEIFIFIEGYILNV
- a CDS encoding flagellar filament outer layer protein FlaA, producing the protein MDKMKKIVFVLFFIIFLVPVFGQEASRTSSGDGSSDGEPGELVLDFAELAKDPSSTELDLSDYIDRVYSGASSIMKPEDMVLNLGINNWSVLLTPSARMQAYVKNSIVVPAVVKSDSKKYAGETILGVRVLFPSYIQSSAMVLPPFKIPFYAGADGNQFVGRGLIDNVRIIKEVKVTVYSLGHDVDLEVLFEDMSGMEYVYPLGSLKFKGWADLVWANPTYLPGISSRTVDNSVPNYPLPSSKMRFKAFRVSKFHSSREQNLIFYIKDLRVIYDKLSVSLDSDVDNESIFKIYETRGVESLRKLKSQEALKKVLKVRESISMPDESFQNLFEKGEKSINDKSGVRTEK